The region ATCACTGCAATAACACCTGTGCGCGAAATTCAGCAGTGTGTCATATTGTGTATTGTTAGTAAGATATCTGAACCAGTGGCTTCAACCAAATCAGCACAACCTGCAGAACCGGTGTGCCTGTGAAACCTATTCTGGTGAACATGTCATCTCGCTCTGATCACGCTCTCTATGGCTGAGTGGTGTTGACTTGACATCAAAATGAGgtaaaagaacataaaaaaagaaagaaagaaaaaaacagtggGCTTTTACCTCTAACCCTGATCCGCTGCTCCAGAAACCTTCTGCTAGTTTTACTGGAGAGCTATTTGGACCAAGCAGCCATAGTCTGAATATATCATTACAACAAATACACTTGGGCTTCAAAAGGGCAAGACCTCCCTGAAAATATGTGAGCAACATGCATCCATTAGTACATCAACAAAATGCCCATCCAGCCCATTCTCTGTTTGTATTTTAATGGATTGTTGACTACAGTAGACACTTTGCAGAAAGTCAGTCCTGCGTTGGAGTCATGTGCGTTGCTCGATGGCACAATGGTGATTGAGGATGATTGTGATCCCAGTAAAAACTGGCTCACATCTTCCAACCTCTGGACCAGCAGCTCTCATGAGGGATCACCTCTCCATGAACATTTCGTTCTTCTCTCCATGGTTTCTTCACGGTTGCACAAACAGACAGGAAAGCAGAGCCGTTCTGAAGAAAGGCGATGGTGCTGCCACTGCACAGCAGAAAAGTTGCGAGTTCCATCGTTTTCCATGGAGGAGTCATTGTCTACGTGTCAAGTTTGCCATGGACACACATGGCGTGGGAGATACTTGGGTTGTGATGTTTGTCACAACTAAAGCTGTGTGATTGCTTTGGCTGCTGCTGCTTGTATCAGCAATTGCACACAGTTTGTTTGATCCAGCGTGCTATTGGGTCTTTCTCAACACTAGCTGCATCAAGGTCTGGAGCAGTTGTTTACCCTTGGCAGCAAACACTTACTCCAGCACCTCCATCATCTTCGtcatcatcgtcgtcatcctcctCATCACTTCCCTCAGATAAAATCTGTTGATGGGGAACAAACATTGCTCAAATAGATAcactgtaataaaatattaactaTATATTTAAATTCTTTTGAGTAATCTTTTTGCTTTGACTCAGTTACATTTAATTTACTTAGAATATAACGTTTAAGTTGATTTAAGTTATTATTTTCCTGTCCTATTTTAGTTTATTAGTTTAAACTGTATATAGCAAGTAAGTTTGACTTCTCCACCCATCCTTTACCCTGAGGAGTCTGGCACACCCTCTTACATAAACACAGGTGGGGTAAATATAACACAATAGTGAACTTTGAGCTCTGCACAAACTAAGAGTTAACTTAAAATACAGTATAGTTAAACTGTCTGTGTCTTCGCTATAACATGATAGCAGATGTCCTTGCCATAGTGTCAGTTATTTCTACAAGACACATTAGTACATATGtccttaaaaagtattttatctgCAGTGACACTTGCAATAGCATTATCTGTCTATTATCCGcaatatatctatctataaatCTATCTAAAACTGAGTTTATACAGAAATGAAAGATTTAGATTAAGTGATATTTATTGCAACGTCATGTCAAACCTACATGTTATTCAAAACAGTtgctgaaatgaaaaataaaaatatttaaggatgattttataattaaaaaatgcaaactTAAACATCATTGCACATCACTACAAAAGTGTTTTCACATATATATAGACTCACTACATATCATTAAAAGTTTGCATACTTGCTAGTCTGTAGTAATAATAGTAACATTTTAccattatatatttgtaaaaattataAACTTACCATTCTGATGATTTGTTTAAGGTTCAGAGCAGTTTAGTGCAGTATATGTGAGGTGGATCTTCATTCGTTATTTATATTCTTCCTCCAGAAACTACTCACACCTCCTCAAAGAACATAACTGCAGCAGCCAATCCGATGCAGACACATTAGAGGAACTATTTCCACAGaaacaaaagtgaaagtaaaacttTACTTATATAGGGATTTCAGATGTTGTCAGTTATAGAATTTATCATGTAACAAATCAGATACAGAACAAAAGTTTAACCCTTATTATGATGTATAAAAAAGATGATTATAAAAAAGATAGCCTTGTTAAAAGGGAGTGAGAGCAACACATGGGGAAGTTTTGATCATGTTTGGCCTCTTGGTTATACTTTTGTCAAATCAGTACAATGtttttgattattttgtgtatcttATACTTTTGGtaacaatttacaaaatgtaatttgttcacaTTTGTAAACTACATAAGTTAACATGAACTATAAGTGATAAataaatacttctaaagcatttattaatcctagctgtttgtttgtgtttaacgCCATGCCAGCTTCTGTGGCTATTTTCATGGTGAGAAAATGTATGGCTAAATTACATTAATCCAAGTTAATGTCAATTTCAACATTAAAATCAAGAGTTCTGAAAACTTCAGATGTAAAATCTCTGTCAGTCTGAGCATTTTTTAGGTTCAAAagtttcactttaatggcaatgaagtTTATTAGTCAGTTATTAAATTTTCTTAAAtgcctgataaaaatgctcatttCAGAGAAAAACCTTAGACAGACTTGAATCTTAAGTCTTcatatgttcatttttttttatctaacatgGACACTTGTACTTTTGTTAactaacacaaacaaagattaataaacactgtaacaaCTGTATTGCTCATTGTCAATTAATGGGACCTTAACCATACTTATTAATATATACTTTCACcactgaattattttttattttcaattttcataCAGAATCTAAACAATCTCATAGTGGCCTGTAATACGTCCTATGGTTAGTACACTCATCAACAATCATTGGcagataaacaaaaataaacacagcaCAATATGATTATTAGtttgaattttgtttttatttcttttgttgttgttttttccaaatTGTGTTCCGGGGCTCTTTGTTTCCCAGTTCTGCCCCGGAAAAACTGAACCAAGCAATGCAGAAACCAAAGGTTTCACCAAAGATTCACTTCTTCACTTCACTTTACATTTGTAGCATTATTCAGAAGTCATCAACGTGTTAAAGAGATTTCTTGGTTCGCTTTTAGCATCACATGCATTGGTTTTTTCGTGGTCGGTTTTTGTAGAATTTGTCAGAGACTTGAGGCTTTGCGCGCAGATTCTTGTCTTGCGTCACATCGGTGTACGGCTTCGCAGACTGCGCTGGCCTCTGCGCATCTGTACATCAGCACCAAACAAATGGGTTTCCCCTCTGAATGGCACTGGTCCAGATGACCCTGCCCCTGGCAGCAAGGATTTACATAAACTCCGCCTCCTTCATGATGctagaacaaaaaacaaaaccattcAGCTACAGGAAGTGCAGAGGGTGTCAAATATCAATTATATAACAACTATATATAACCATATAACTTATTAAAAATCAACATTACTGAATAATGCATTTGAATGACATAATTGGATATAACATTGTGTAGTTTATTTATAGCTCCCTGTCTTTTATAGTAGCTcaaaaaaagtctgaaaaacATCTGATATACTCACACATTAGAGCTACAAGACCAGTCAAGTTTCCACAGCATCTCCCACAGAGGAAACGCCATGaaatctgtaaaaaataattcagttTATAGGTTACAATGACAAACCACCGAAATAAAATGTGCattacaaaatcatttaattgCGATGGCAGAAAAAATGTTTATGAAACAttgttttctaaataataataattgtgagatATGTTCTCTAGAATTAGTTGTCTTACCTTGTTGATCTGGCAGCAGAAGGCTCTGGAAAGGACAGATCAGTGGGTCTGTGTGTAATTTATACTGGTACTGTTCCTGCCCTCATCTGATCTGTGAACAGCTGTTGTTTTCATAAGTTTCATTTTCTCAGTAAGTTTCTGATTCTCTGTTAGCCCTCCCTCTACAGGAAGTCTTTGTGTTGTTTCTTAGTAAATGACACAGTATTTTATattgagcattttaaaatgaatctaACTCACTTTTTTCCTTTGTTGAGAAAACACGTTTCAAGTTCAAATACTAtgagtattaataataattgtaacacTTTATCATAAAGTTATATTTGTTATCATTATCTACATTAGCATGAATTAATAAAGACTACTTCTTCCCcatttaatcttaattttaacatttactcatTTAAAATTGTATCTGTTAAAAGGAGTTAAAGCACTAAAAAAACTAACATGAATTCATAACagagattaataaatgttataaaaatgtattgcttATTGTTAGCTCACTATTAGGTAATGTAATAACTAAATTTAACAAACGAAACcttattgttttgtgttgtaTTGCTGTTATTTTCACCTTTTCTTCAGCAGGTTTCTGGTTGCACCAAGTTTTGTTTACTTTGGACACAGAATAAGCAAGTTATGTTTGATTCTGCTTTTGGTCTCGGTTTATCAGTCCTTACTGAGCAAACATGGCTAAGGATAGTGTTCATGAATTTCGATGATAgcaattcatccaaaaatgaaagttacCAATTCTAAATCTTTATGAATgtatttcttctgtgaaacacaaaagaagatttaaaataaaatgaaataaaatggaagtcagtgactttttaaaaatatatcccCTTTACCTTTTACCGTTATTCTTTAAAAAGTGTCCCATAACTCAAAAAGAAATACAACACAGACTTTAGTTTCAGTTTCaggtttttccatttttattgatttttctggGAAGAGTTGCGCTCAGCcttcataaaatgaaataaaatgaaaaactggTTGTTTTTATAGCAGGCCATCCCCACAGCCCGCCAACCAAGCAACAGACAACCAGAAGCCGACCAAAGGGAAAAATGGGGTAAGGGTGTCGGCTACTGTGTTCTTGTGTGATTTGGTTGCTTCTAGTTTTCTGGTGCTTCATCAGCGGGTCATAGACCTGGCGCTGTTCACTGCAGGTCCACTGGACCCTGGCCAGAGATCCAGTGTTGCCAGAGAATGCACTAGAACAGGGCAGCGGACCCGAGTGCCCGAATCCCTTGGCAGTTGggttctcctcctctcctcctcaaAATCTATGAAATGATCATATCATTAAATCTAAAGTTCAAAGATAGAGGACggatctaaaaaataataataagtatcatcataataataattcagtgcAATACATACTTACAAAATAAGTGCAAGCGTCGAAAGAGATCCTTAGGCAGCGTGACGTCTCAACTCATGTGCAGTCATCTAGTGAAAGCTAAAATTGACAGGAAGTGAAAAATTATATAACCACTTATTAAAAAACTCAAAGCTACCTTCTGCGAAAACAAATCGCAATATAATCCCCTATCTGAGCGCATAATGATCAAGAATGTATCTATCCAGtaggaaatgtttttttatttaatcagatgAGACCATGGTAAAACTGCAGGTCTAAATCTCTTTTGTTAGCAGACAAATGGGTGGAGGTGTTATTCATTATATGCTATGGCACAACTTCCTTATTGCACAGCTAGCAAAGAGATCACAGAAaaagatgcagttttttttaaatatgtgattaTTACTGCTGTAAgttttaaaaagcaaataaacATACAGGATCACTCACCAGACTGCACACTAGATCACAGCATACAAGCAGACCATCTCCGCTCCGTCTCAGACTTGAGAGTCTGCAGGATAGAAAGAACGAGTCTCTGCTTCCTCTCGTTTATATACTCTACAACATTTCCTCAATAAACTTCTCCCTCTCCTCATCAGTTTCGGTTTGTCAGTAAAGAGAATGCTACAGCAGTTACTTGTCTAAAGAcgcttttattttgatgtttcatATGACATTtctgcatacatttattttaatgttcacAGGAAGGTTTTAATCTGTTGGTCCCCAAACCAACTGAAACCAAGCCCACAGAAACCAAAAAGGGGGTAATCCATAGTTCATTTTTTTGACATTCGCATAACTTTCATATAACACATACAGCTCATACGCATCACTGGCGTCTGTGCATCTGGTCAGTTAGCACAAAACAAAGAAGATGACTCTAGGAAATGCAGAGTTCCTCCTCTGAGTTGCACCAGACCAGATGTTCTGCCCTTGGGAGCAGCATCTCAACTCCAGCTCCTCTCTGTGTAgtgaataaatattatataataataataataataataataataataaattaattgcaaATTAGGTTATTGCcatttataaataatgtaattgGACAATGCATGTATCTTAAGTTTTAACAACATTTATGTAGCCACAATTCACTGACTGATCTACTCACTCATTAGTGTTGTAACCGGCTCCATGGCATCCTCACCTGAGGATTCACCACAGACCTGGAAAACTGATTCATAAATGTCTGGGTTACATATTTCACAAGTAAAAGTAAATTGGCAATACACCACCGATTAAACAATTCAGCAATTTTGTTTATCAAATTTAAAGAAAATAGGAATAACTCATCTTTCTTACCTTTTCTTATGTTAATCTTTCAGTAGGATGTCCAGAATAAGCTGGAAAGGACTGCTGCCTCCTGTAATTTATACAGCAACACCACCTGATATGTGGGCAGATCTTGCCCTGGAAAGATCTCCACTCCCAAATCTAATCATGATTGATAAGAGACAAACCCACACATACAGCAGTTCCTGTGGTATCAGTGATGTCTACAGCTGTGGTTGTGTCAGGGGTGAAGCCAGAAATCTTCAAGTGGATGGACTTTCATAAAAGAGGGAGGGCAAAGAGTGTACGAAAGCACAAAGGTTCAAAacagcaaataataaaataacccgAAAACAACTCAGTAAAGCactctccctgttttgtgttaagTATAATGACAGTATAAAAATCATATGAATTACTCTTTGGAATATTTTGAcctataaaaactaaaaataaattctgCAGTTGCCTTTACATGTCTTGCTACAATATTAGTCTGGTTCAAACTTTACAATAAGTTTCCTTTTGTTAACAATATTAGTTGACATTAATTAACAAAGCACAATATACTTCTAAAGCATCAGTTAATATtagcttattttaatttaaacatttactaatacattttcaaaattaaaattgtatcTGTTAACAGAAGTAACTGAGTTAATGTGAAACAACAATGAAAACGTTTACAAAGATGgataaatatagtaacaaatacaggtactttttttattattaatgggaTTTTATAAAAACAACAGGACTCTGGGTTAAACGTGCAGATGATCTCATCATCAAGTGTCCAGGAAGTAACACAAAGTAACCATTTTAGAAAGCTCCTCTGCAGATTctgccactctctctctctttcattgcaTTCATTTCATGGGGCATTATTTCTAAGAAATGCATTAATGAAGTCAAACATGACACAAAATTTGGGAAGAATTAACTAAAGAATTAGAAcaacacacaaaatatattttttatcaacgTACTTCATTTGGGGTTTTACATGAAACTCATTCAAATGTGGTAAATTTAGAAAGATTTCAAATCTTTATAAAATTACTGTCTCTGCTTTGGGCTATAAATCTAAATGTACTTTGATTTGGACCATGATCTGTATGAGATCATTTCTCATTAAAGGTACTGTAAGGCACTCAACAATGTTTAACTTTTTACATATTGTGTAGTGTTAATAAAATGTAAGTAGATTCAGCAAAGTCCGGCATGCCTGAGAACCTTATCctagttacaataaaaaaataaaaaaaaataaaaaaataaaaaaaacaaagaacaaaaatgaacttttgttttgtgtttctatttttaagtgctttttgttttatcatCTAGCCCAATATAATACCCAGTATACTAACACATTAGTACAATGAGACCAGTCAAGGTTCTCTAGCATCTCCCACAGAGGAAACACTGAAGACCTGTTAGGAAGATTCAGTTTCCAGCTTACACATTGAAAAATCACCAAAATAAACATTGCATTATAACTAATCTGTGATGATAGAAAcactcttttatataatataataattttgagaAGGTTAATTTAGAACTCTATACAGTAACTAGTTGTCTTAGCTTGCTGATCTGTCAGCAGAAGGCTCTGGAAAGGACAGATCAGTGGGTCTCTCTGTAATTTATACTGGTACCCGACCAAGGTTGATCTGTGAACAGCTGTTTCCCTTGTTCCCTAAGTTTTGCTTTCTGCCCATTGCTCTGTTTCTCAACTCCAAACTTCGACTGGGACCCATCTGATATCCTAAAATGATTTAGGTGTCTCTCTCATTCAACAAACTAAGAAgttgatgagctgaatcaggcgTTTTAATTAGCAAGACATCAAAAGCATTCTGGTAGTTCGGTCCCAAGGACAACAGTTGAGAAACATTGCTTTACAGGAAGGGTTTGCTTTCTTGGTAAACAACACAGACTTTTTGTATAATTCTTTTTCAAAGATCCAACATATTTTAAACATGTACTAAAAGTCCCCCTTATCTTTGCGGAGGCAACATGTGTTTCTGAGCAATTGTTTTCACTCATTTGAGAATACTGAAAACATGGGCTGGAATAAATGTAGGTGGGGACACTTGAGTGTAATATTATACCTTGTGCCTTTAGTGAATAATTTATAGAGCTTCACACAACTCTACAAGcggtttttaaaattatttttctttgtcatatttttttaatgtaattcccttatttatttatttattttttgcttttcgAATCATGtccatgtttttgtgtgtatatctTCACAAAACAAGTGCCACCAAAGTCTCAAAATAGAACAAATCCTGATATGTACTGCTCTTAGGAGCCGAAACAATCAacacaaacatcaaaatcaccaAATGGGATGGCAGTTGATAACAATAATGTCGCAGTTCATAAACTTTCTACTCAGAAAATGTACCTGaatgacatttataaatatatagccTCCTATAATTTATTTGGACAGATGTTGCTCTGGAAAGTCCTGAAACGATCTCCACACCCAAATCTAATCATGATTGATAAGAGACAACACATGCAACAGGGCGGCTCCCGTGGTATCTGTGAGGTTTACAGCTGTGGCTGTGAACGATGACAAATAACTGCTCTGCTCTTAGTTTCCTTTCTTAGGAAGTTTCTCATTTCATGCACTAAACATACTTTCTTCCCTCTTTTTATGACGTGTACACTTCATGGAGAGAGATGGGCAGAGTACCTTTACCAAGTTTAATAAATTTgcataattttacattttcaaactgtaaaatatttaactatgATGATACTTTACTTAAAGGCATTGCACAGCTCAGCTTCTCTGCTTCTCAAATTTACAACAGCTCATGTAATAACACAATGCAAGTATCTTGAGTTCAAACACAACTCAATAtgcatatttatgtatgtatatacacacatacagtatatacacacacttcaaacagaaacatttataaaGGTAATCAAATATATCTCTTATTGTCAGCTATGTTTTAGTTATATATCTGTAGTAATTAAGTTTTTTATTCCAGGTGCCATCTGCTGGACTGATGCAGTAATGTAGCTAAGAACTTATTACAACAGACATTTTCTAAATTTGAGAAAATGATAAACATTCACTTTTGAATTGGTGAAGACACAAATCAATGACTATTTATGCTCCCAAAAGGAGGAACACAATGACCTTAAAGTCTGCATTTAAGGAGCGAATCAGATTTATCACATTCATTTACACAGCAAGTTCacgattattttttattctaaaacaaTATGATACATATAATACACAAACAAATTTGTCATGATAATAGGGTAAAATAGATTGTTTCTGTTACACATCAGTTTAGGAAAGCAAAACATTTCAACCAGACATGGAATTGATCGATACATTAAACCTGCATTCAGCAGTCAGATTCAGACACAAATAATGATAAGCTCAAGAAACACGGCTGAGCGAAACATTTCACATGGCATGACAAACATAGAAACACTTTGACCTACAGCAAAACCAGTGTTCTGGGTCACTCAAACATTTGTCACAAACAACAACGGATCGTGTGGAAAAACACTAACCTAATAAAAGAAACTTAACCTTTTCATGCCATGTGCTGTTGATGAGGGGAAATTAAACCAAGAGCTAGAAGTAAACTCATGCAGACGAGGATAATGTTTAGAAGGACCACAGGACTGCACACCACTACAGCAGGTAATGCAATGCAACAAACTTTACAGCTTGCATATCTATAATTATTGACGGAACAGGCATGGCTTTGATTCGCCAAATGACTCCATATGTAAAGTCCAGTTCTGAAATATTACTAACCCCAGAGATTCTCCAGTGAGCTTGACAACAAAGTCTCAGATAAACCATGCTGATCAGACTAAAGCAAAACCAATAACCCTGCTCACTGATCAGGGGCTCCAGTGTTTTTGCTTTTGCATGAGGACTTTCTGAGAAACTGAAAAAGCCATAGCGAAGAACGGTCCTTCAAAACATTTTTCCTCtcgcaaaatgacaaaaaaaaagttgtgtgttggatttaaaacaaaagaaataagaaaaaaagacaacCTTGGGCAAAGAAGTATATTATAGAAAGAAAAAGCTAAGACAGGCGCAGAGTGCTTGATGTTTTCTCCTCAGTTTCCAGCTCTGTCACACACTTAAAAATTCTAAGAGGAGTCTCTAGCCTTTCCAGTGGTTCATACGCACCATCTCACCCCAAAAGCCTCACTAGTGTTTGGAGAGCTCATTGGATAACCAGTCCAGTCCTTCATAGAGTCCAGTGCCCTGTGTAGCACAGGTCGCTTGGACATACCACTGCAAGAAACCCAGACAGAAGAACAGATtataaatcaatcaaaataaaaagcaGCAGCAGCCCACGCTCCATTCACAAAGAAAAAAGGTACAATGCTGTCACTGGGGAGATACCTTGAGGTGCAAAATCTAAAAGGTAaatctttgtaccttatttagccCTAGAAGCTGTATATTAGTATCTTGTAAATGGGTACCACCCCAGTAACAAGTTTGTTCCTTTTTTTCTGAGTGAACATGTActtcaaaatgtttatttcaatcttttttaaatgtcatgcaaACATTTCAATCAGTACCAGTCAATCTTTGAGAAGTCAAGACTACTAACAAACCAAGATAAAGTGATAAAAGCAATAGCAGCAGCGGTTTTGTCTGGCATATTTACTTCTGTTCAAGAGTTTAGTGTTGAGAAGATTCTACTTTTAATTCTTTAAACAACTAATACTGTAATGTGTTAAAATGGATGAAAAGGGACCGTAAGACTATTCTATTAttcaattttcaaataaatacggATATTTTAAACTGAAAATCTCTCCACAAAAAAAGTTTCCACATACAtatgcagcacagctgtttttcaacaatgataataataagaaatgcttcttgagcggCAAATCGGTATataagaaggatttctgaaggatcatgtgacactgaagactagagtaaagatgcggaaaattcagatttgatcacagaaatacattacatttccATTACATTGAaaactttacataaaaaaattttttttttaattgtaactgGTGTTACCGTTCTACTGCGTAGACTCTGCAGCCCAAGTTTGTCTGTGAGTTCACTGACAGCCATGGCGTTAGGCAGATCCTGTTTGTTTGCGAAAACCAGCAGCACGGCGTCCCTCAGTTCATCTTCCTGCAACTGCACATCCGCACAGGAAAAGACACCGATGAGGCAACTCAACCACATTAAGCAAACAAAACACTTCCACAAATGTCCTGATTCATTGCTCTTGGTTTCCATTTGAGAAGATCACAAAGATATACGCTACCATTTTAGAAAGCTCCTCTGCAGATTCGgccactctctctctgtcattgcTGTCCACCACAAAGATCAGACCCTGAGGACAAAGGGACAAACAGAAAGATCTATGAGTCTCTGCAAGGACTATAATAAGTAATAAGTATGCTCTTATGTTATTTTGTATAAATTCACATTAAGACCATACCTGTGTGTTCTGAAAATAGTGTCTCCAGAGAGGACGAATCTTGTCCTGACCGCCGACATCCCACACGGTGAAGCAGATGTTCTTGTATTCAACAGTCTCTACGTTAAAACCTGCACAAAAGAAAAGCAGTGACATACAATATATTCAGTGGAATAGTTCTGCATTTTAATGAAACACTGGCTGAATTTTGTGGTGTAAGACAGGAACTAAAGCCACATGTATGATGACAGCCATTGGACATTGACATAGCATAAAAGGACTGTACAAGTACTACACTTTCATAAAAATTGACAATATTCATTTGAATCAGAAAACAACACAATGACCTCAATCTACTCGTGAGAATTGCTTCGAGATCATAGTCGAATCAAAAACAGTCCTGTCCTCTTACCTATGGTTGGAATGGTGGTCACAATTTCTCCTAGTTTGAGTTTGTATAGTATTGTGGTTTTGCCGGCAGCATCCAGACCCACTGTAAAACAGCAAAAATTCATGATGAGATTCTAAATACACAAGACTCAAACAGCAGTCACTTCTCCTAAAAACTCAACGAAGAGCTCATGTCTTAAAATGGCCAAGGATATAAACTACACTGTTTTATTCCAGACTAGAATATACACCTAAATATGCAATAAAACCATATTAATCTATAGCATACtactatatgtaatataataaactAGAACATTAACTGTACCGTATTGTATTAGTTGAAACACTAGAGTATACTAGAACAGTACTATACTGTACTAATACCGGTATGTAGCTAAACATAAATATTAGACATGCTCTTTAAATcgactaaaaatattaaaaataaaaaacacagataaATAGAATAAATCAGAATAAGGTCaggtataaaaaataaagtaaaacaaaatacttTGTAAAGttgacacattttttaaatctttaatcttagttttatttatttgaagtctTACTCAGCCTCTAATGCTATGTACAGTCTTACATCAGTCAACAAAACCACACAGTTGcgtttacattattacattttcatttatgaatGTGGAATTTGgtcaaatatgtaaataaaagttTACACAATATGTACACAACACAATAGTGTACACAACACAATATGAGTAACGTTAGTTGCGATACTAAAATAAACGCAAGGTGGTTTCATGAGCTATTAGAGTAATTAGATAGTACAGTATGCttgaatataatatatacttcACTCATAAATTCAACGGTCAGTGGGTAATCTGTTCCTGCTCATGAACTGGTATTAACGTTACGTTAAAACGGTTTACCAAAATCATTTATTCAAAGGTTGTGGAATCCTATCGCAAGAAGATAATTTAGCAAGTAAATAAATGCGCACTTGACTTAGCTCTGTCTCTACATGGTAAAGAAAATAGTACTTTGAATTAAAGCAGAGGAACCAGTTAtagttgcactgtattttatcagTGCTATTCTGAAGAAATGACGGAATTGCGAAAGTTGGCTAACGCCGCTAGCTTACATGAGTCTCAACACTCACCCATGAGAATTCTCATCTGTTTCTTTCCAAACAGCCTGCTAAAGAGCGATGAGATGGTCAGGCCCATGATAAAGGACACAAATCACCTAAAACTACGGGATTAATTCAAATGTCTAAAGTTTTTTCGGTGGGATGCTCGTCGGGT is a window of Carassius carassius chromosome 23, fCarCar2.1, whole genome shotgun sequence DNA encoding:
- the LOC132101692 gene encoding ADP-ribosylation factor 4-like, whose product is MGLTISSLFSRLFGKKQMRILMVGLDAAGKTTILYKLKLGEIVTTIPTIGFNVETVEYKNICFTVWDVGGQDKIRPLWRHYFQNTQGLIFVVDSNDRERVAESAEELSKMLQEDELRDAVLLVFANKQDLPNAMAVSELTDKLGLQSLRSRTWYVQATCATQGTGLYEGLDWLSNELSKH